The following is a genomic window from Phycisphaeraceae bacterium.
GTGAACATCCCGCACCGATCAAAAGATTCCTCTCTGTATTCGCATGAATCTCCCGCAACGACGTGAAGGGGTGTTTGTTATCTGATAAAAATATCCGTATATCTCTTGTCGAAATATTGCGACAAAAAGTTTTGAGTCGGCAAGTGGAGTTTCACCAACCGAATTGGGAGCGACGATGACAACCATTGACAGCCAAACGATGGTCGGCGCACTGGTGGCTGAGCGGCCGAGCCGTTCGCGGGTGTTTGAGAGCTTAGGTATTGACTATTGCTGTGGCGGGAAAAAATCGCTTGCCGATGCCTGCCGCGCCAAAGGGCTTGATCCGGCATCGGTCATCGCGTTGCTTGCCGCAGTCGAGCCTGCCCCCGCTGACAAAACCGGGACAGACTGGGCGACCGCCGGCCTAGCGCAGCTTTGTGACCACATTGAGCAGACTCATCACGCCTATCTGAAGCGCGAGTTGCCCCGCATGGGAGCGATCGTGCGCAAGGTGGCGGCTGTCCACGGCGAGCATCACTTCGAGCTGCGGGAAATCAACAAGCTGTTCATGGGTCTCTCTGCGGAGATGATGCAACACATGATGAAGGAGGAACACATTCTCTTTCCCATGATCCGCCGACTCGAAACCGCCAAAACCCGGCCCAGCTTTCACTGCGGCAGCGTCGGCAACCCGATCCGGGTCATGGAGCACGAGCACGACAGCGCGGACAACGCCACCGTGCGCATCCGGCAGTTAACCGGAGATTACGCCATGCCTCCCGACGGCTGCGAGTCCTATCGAGCCATGCTTGATGGCTTGGCGCACATGGAAACCGACCTGCATCAGCACATTCACAAGGAAAACAATATCTTATTCCCGCGTGCCATCACTCTCGAAGCGAGGCTTGGCTCGTAAATCCCCACAGATCAAGCAACACAGGAACAGACGCATGCGTAAGAACATCGTGCTGGCGGTCGGAGTCTCTGCGTTATTCACAGGGTCGGCTTTGGCGCAGAGCGATGTCGAGTCGCTCCGGCAGGAGGTCGCACAGCTACGAGCTGCCAATGAGGAGATGCGGCAGCAGATCGACACCCTGATGGCGGATAAGGACCATCAATGGCTGGACCAGCGCCGTGCTGTGGAAGTCAAAGCACTGGTGAAGGAAGTGCTTGCCGATGCCGACACCCGCGCCAGCCTCGCTGACAGCGGGATTACCGCCGGGCACAACAGCGCGGGCTTTTTCCTCGCCAGTGAAGACGGCGCGTTTCTGCTACGTACTTCCGGGTTTCTGCAAATACGGTACGTCGCAGCCTTCCGCGAGTCGTCATCCGTGACCCCAGCGGGTTTTGATACCGGCGAAAACGGACTCCAGATGCGGCGCGTCAAGCTGGCGTTCGAGGGACATGTCGCCAGCCCGAAAGTGCAATACAAAATCCAGTTCGATGTCGATCGCAACACGTCAACCATCGGCACGCAGGACCTGTGGATCGCCTATTCGCCGGTGGAGGAGTTTCGAGTGCTTGGAGGACGATTCGCGGATCGCTTTGCGCGTGAAGCGATGATGAGCGGGAAAAATCTCCAGGCTGCTGATCGCACCGCTGTCGCGCAAATCTGGGCCGGCGGCGATGATTACGTAGAGGGCATCGCTGCTGAGTGGAAGATCGGCGACAACATCATCTGGTCCGGGTCCATCAACGACGGCCTCAACTCAGGAACACCCAACGCGACCGGCGCAACTTCCGGATTTCAAACTGGCGGGCACGATTTCCAGAATGACGCCACCGACTTTGCCCTGACCTCGCGGATCGAGCTGGCACTGATGGGTGACTTCAAGAACAGCTCTGATGCGGAAGCCTGGAGCAGTTCGCCGGACCCGCAGGTTTTTCTCGGCGCAGCGATTCATTACGAGCTGGGTGAAACCGGCGACCGCCAGCGTGCCGCGTCATTCACTGTAACGCCGACGGGAGCGGCTGCGACCACCATCACCTACGACAGCTTCATTCAGTGGACCGCCGATGCGCTGGTGAAATTTCAGGGCCTGAGCGTGATGGGTGCGGTTTACGGCTGGCATATCCAGGATGCCGTCGTCCTGCCGGGCGGTGCGCTGCCGGCCGGCGACACGGGAACACTCGATCAATACGCAGCCACCATCCAGGCGGGCTACTTCGTGATTCCCGACAAGCTCGAGCCTTTCGTGCGCTATGAATGGATCACCGTCGATGACGCGCTGGCTGCCAATGATCTGCACGCGCTGACAACCGGATTCAACTACTTCCTGCGCAAACATGCGACCAAGTTCACGCTCGATGCGGTCTGGGCGATGAGCAATATCAACTCCGTCAACACTCTGGGAGTCGGCATCAGCGGCACCGGCCTGCTGCCTGATGCCTCCGGCGAGGACGATCAAGTCGTCATCAGAGGACAGGTGCAGTTGATCTTCTGATCGTGATAAAAATCACTGCTCGACAGGCTCAAGGCGAGAGACGTTCGAGTCGCCAGGTACGATCGGACTCCAGGCGATAGCGCAGCCGATCGTGCAGACGACTCGGACGACCCTGCCAGAACTCGATCAAATGCGGCAACACGCGGTAGCCGCCCCAGAACGGCGGCAGCGGGACGACACCCGATTGCCCGTACTTCTTTTCCACTTCTCGAAACTGTTTCTTGAGAACTTCATGCGACTCGAGCACTTCACTTTGATGTGACGCCCACGCACCGAGCTGACTGTCGCGCGGTCGCGAGTGGAAGTATTCCTCCGACTCCTGCTGTGTGGTCTGCTCCACCGTGCCTTCGATGCGTATCTGCCGGGCCAGCTCCAGCCAGAGAAAAGTCAACGCCACCTTTGGATTGGCGGCCATTTCGCATCCCTTGGCACTCTGGCGATTGGTGTAGAAAACAAACCCGCGCGGCTCCACCGCCTTGAGCAGCACCACACGAGAAGCCGGCGAACCATCCGCCTTGATCGTCGATAAAGTCATCGCGTTGGGTTCGAGAACCTTGGCCTTGATCGCCTGTGTGAACCACTTCTCGAATTGCGAGATCGGGTCGGAATCAAAATCACGCTCGCGCAGGTCTCCCAGCGCGAGAGTGTAAGCGCGACGTAGGTGAGCCAGAATCATCAACGGCAATTCTCCGTGACATTGTTCCAGATGCAGCCGTTGCGGCTCCTCACTCCAGCTATCCGCCGAAGCGGATCGGCTGAAGCCTGCCGTAAGGCTGACACTGAACGAATCGCCGTCAGATTATCGCGAAGCAGCCGGCGCACACCAGCGACCCACAGTGACCACGGGGCGGCCGGCTGTGACTGCCGCGGAGTCGTTGGTTTCCCGGAACGTCGGCGGCTCATAGGTCCAGCCCTCTTTGAGACGGCGTTCTTCCTGACGAAGTTTATGGAGGATAAACCGGCCGGCCAATGGTGCGATGATTCGTGCCTTGATTCCGGTCTCTCGATACAAGTCGTTCAGCACCGCACCGAGTCGCGCTTTCAGAGCTGCATTGCCGGCAAACCACTGCCTGGCTGCCCAGAGCACGCCCGCATAAGACGTCGCCAGCTCCCTGCCTTCCCAGCGGAACCGATCACGAACGCGGGGGTTCGGGTGGTTTCGATGGCGTTTCCATCCCCGCAGGGTCGTCCTCGCAACGCGGGCAACGCTTGGACCATTGACTTCAAAGTCGCGGGTGAATGCGCGGATGAGAAATTCCGTCTCCATCCCCGCGGGAATGCCGGGGTGTCGGAAATTAAAGCGCAACTGGCCGTGTGTGTCAGCAACGTCATTGCATTCCGGATCGGTCAGCGAACCGTTGGCTTTGTGTTCCGCAAAAAGCGGCGTGCCCGGAATCGGCGTGTAAAGCATGAACTGATGAAACTCGGTGTCGTGCTTGACTGCGTATGCGATCGCATCGTCGATATTGTCGGGGGTGTGGTTTTCCATACCGACGATGCTTGAGCCGAGCACGCGGACGCCGTTGTCCTGTAGTTCGCGTACCAGCGTCATGGTGTCAGCGCCGCTGAGCTTGGCGTACTGGGAGTCCTCCCCTTCGAGGCCCATCCAGACCCAGGAAATTCCCAGGCTGATGAGTTGCTCCATGGAGTAGGAGCGCAGGACGTTGGCGGAGCTGAAGACGTAGAGCGACCAGGCTTTGCCATTGGCTTCCATCAATTCGAGCAGGCGTAGCGCGCGTTTGCGATGAAGGAGAAAGTTTTCATCCATCACGAAAAAGGAGCGGACTTTCATGTCGCGTTCAAGATCGACCATGACCTGATAAAGCTCATCACCGGTCTCGAAGAAGTTGAGGAACTTTCCTTTGCCGCCGAACATCGCCGAGGTCGCGCAGAAGTTGCAACCGACGGGGCAGCCGACGGAGGGGATGAGGGTGGCCGCGGTGTCTCCGGGTTTTTCACCCAGGGCGATTCCCATGCTGCGTGCGCCCAGGCCGGAAATGATGCGAGGATGCTTCAGCGGCTGCTCGTCATCCTCGCCCAGGTAGCGTCGAAACCAACTGACACCCTCGCCGCGGACGATATGGTCCGCGTCGATCCGGGCGTGCAGTTTGGGAAGATTGGCGACGTGACCGCCGACGACGATCTGCGCGTCGGGCTGAATCTCGCGGATGAGGCGGCACATTTCCTTCACCTTGCCGACATTGGGAATGATGGCCCCGATGCCGATCACGTCATAGCGGTTGCGCTTAATCTCCTCGATGAACTGCTCACGAGGCGCAAAATCCAGCAGCGTGCAGGGTGCGGAAATGTTGGCTTGAATCAGCATCAGGCCCCACGAGCGGTGAAACATCCGCAGGGAGAAAGGCCCCTGAACCCGCGTGACCTGATTGTGATACAGCTCCATCGGATTGATGGAGCGACTGCCGTAGTCATCATCCTGCGCGTAAGGCCCGAACACGCTGCAAAGCAGCACACGCGCTTCACTGCCCAGAGGATGACGCGGCCCTGTCGGCGAAAGATCAAGTGCCCGTTGGCCCGTAACGGGCGGCATAACCGGTGCTGTCTGCAACATGGTGTTTTCGATTCGTAACAGAGGGAGGGAAACAGGGGCGGCTCCGACTCGTCATCAACCCTGTCAACGGCTGATGATCCGGCATGAACCGCGGAATCAGGATTGAAGCCCGGAGCAGAGAGAAACTGCTGCTGCTCCGAGCTTCAACCTGCACAACTAAAGGTCACGGTTTTGACTGGGAAGGTTTGGATGCCAGTGGGTCCAGTGTGTTTTTGGGAAGATTCAATCCAACGGGCTTTTGACCGGGATCGAGTCCGCGACGCTGCGCCATTTCCCGACCCACCGCAGCGATGTCCGACGGGGACAGCACTTCCGAAGCGGTGGGAAAGACCACGCGGTCTTCGTAGGCGATATGACGCTCGTAAATCGTCACCAGTGATTCGAGCAATTCCTCCAGCCGCGCTGTCTGTGCGGCTGAGATGGTTCCATCCGCCAGCCACCGCCGGCCAAGCTCGTCCACTTCATCATGCAGACGAACCGCCATCGCGTGATCCGCTTCGAGCCTGGCCATCTCGGCGAGCATGGCAGCGACCCGGTCGTCACGCAGGGACCTCATCCGTGGAAAAAGGGACGACTCCTCATCGGCGGTGTGACGCGGCGCAGCAGTCGAAAAATAGCGCAACGCCACCTCAAGGGCCTCGCGATGGGAAGCGTCGAGCGGCCCGCCATGTGATTCACGGCAGACACGCTGGAGAATGCCCAAAAATCGCTCGATCCGCCGGTGACAATCGCTCAGCAGAGCCATTGGCTGATCGAATCCACTCTGATGCGGGCCGTTGAGACTGATTGGCAATTGAACCTCCACGGGCGGGCAGTTCAGCACAGCGTAACCCCGGAGAGGCGGTCATGCACCGCGCATGATTTTTTGCTCTTGTCAGTCACGGTATCGGCTGGTACACTCCCAGTCAAGATATGAGGATATTTTTATCCGTTGTGAGGTTGCGACTGATATCAAAAAGCGCCGAATACGCAGTCCGGGCATTGATTTGCCTCTCACGGAATCCCGATCATCCGTTGACATCACAACGGTTGGCGGCGGCGGCGGCGGTGTCGCCGACTTATCTCAAAAAAGTTCTGCACCAACTCGGTCGAGCGCGACTCGTTCAAGGACGACGCGGAGCCGGCGGCGGTTTTGTGCTCGGCGTTCCCGCCCACAAATTAACGGTCCAGGCTGTCGTTCACGCAGTGGACAACGGCCACGTGCGCGCTCAGCGGCCGCCGAGACAGTCCGGCTGTGTTCACGCAGCGGGTACCTGTCATCGCCCTATTGCGGAGCTTTTTGCGCGAATTCAAAACCTGCTCGCGGAAACGACGATCGCGGATTTGACGCCGCCGGGTCCGGTCCCCTTGCAGCCCGCACAGATCGGGACTGTGATCAGAGGAGGATGTGCAGTTGACCGTTAGTGCTTCGGGATGTTTCGCCCGTGAGGGTGAGTATGGCTGCTTCGCAGGCGATGAGTTGCGAAGCCCGATCTCTGTTGTGATGACGAAATCACGAAGCACTGGAAATCGAGCACGCCGGCCAAACTCAAAAAGTGCGGCTTTGAAGCCTCCGGGCAGACGTTGTGGAAAACTTTCGTTTAACTATTTGACAAACAACTCCGTGTCGCCGATAAATAGATATAGTGATCTTTTTATCACCTAAACCGAGGCGGCATCACGAGGCGCTCCGATGAAACACCTCAACCGATTCACCGTCCCTGTGTCCGTTCGCAACCAAGCCCTCTCCCCGTGGCTGGGAGTGCTCACCGCCGCCGCCGTCGCCGTTTCGGCTTCGTGTGATTCGGCGGGGCCTGGGCAGAGCGGCTCAACAGCCGGTACACCGACAGCAACCCCTTCCGCTTCCGTGGTCCCGGCGGCACCTCCCACGACGCAGGCTGCCGCCGCGGACGCACGGACGATTTTCGCCGCCAACTGCGCGAGTTGTCACGGCACCGAAGGCAAGGGTGACGGGCCTGCTGCCTACCTCGTTTACCCCAAGCCGCGAAACTTCACGACTGGCTCTTTCCGGTTCAAGTCCACTCCCACTGACCAGCCCCCCACCGCTGACGATCTGCGACGGATCATCAAGGGCGGTATCCAGCGGACCGCCATGCCGTCCTTCGCCGGCACTCTCACGGATGAACAGATCGACATGGTCGGCCAGTACGTCGTCTCGCTGGGCCCCAAGCACGAGGGTTCCGATCCTCTCACACCATTGAAAGTTCCCGACGCTCCCACGCTGGATCAATCCCTGGCTCAACAGGGCAAGCTGATTTATCAGAGCATCGGTTGCGCGGTCTGCCACGGCGAGACGGGCAAGGGTGACGGCCCATCGTCGAACACGCTGGCTGACACCGACGGCTATCCGCTGCCGGCGGCTGACTTCACAATGGGTGTGTACAAGAGCGGCTCGACGCCGGGCGATCTCTACCGGGCGGTATATCTGGGTGTACCAGGCACACCGATGCCCGCGTTCGGAGAAAGCTTCAAGTCCCTGCCGAAGATCGAAGGAGTCAACCCGCAGACCGATGCGACGTGGGCACTGGTGGCGTTTCTCAAGAGTCTGGAAACCCCGCGTGAAGAAACCGGTGTCTCTCCCGGCGCGGTCATCACCGCAACGGCTGCTTCCGATGCGGAAATGCTGAAAAACCCACTGCATGCCGGATGGGAAAAGGTCAAGCCTGTTGCAGCCACTCTTCAGCCGCTGTGGCAGCGGCGCTCGTTCGCTCGCTCCATCGAGGTGCGGGCGGTGCAGGTGGGCGATCAGATCGCGTTTCGTCTGGATTGGCCGGACACCACCGTGGATACGGTGGCGGGCGTGAACAGCTTCGCCGATGCCGGGGCATTGATGTTCAGCCTCAGCGACGGCATTCCGCCGCTGACGATGGGTGCGGGCTTCCGTGCGGGTGATGTCGAAGCTCTGGTGAACATCTGGCAGTGGAAGGCGAGCCGTCAGCTCAACGCTGACGAGTCGCGCCTGCACGATACGGTGAAGGCCGATGTGCATCCGCCTGCTGACATGTACATGTTCAAGAAAGGTGACCCTGTAAAGGGTCCGATCACTGAACACGACAAGACCTACATCACCGCATGGGGCGCAGGCAATCCGAATGCCGACCCGGCTCTGCAACTGCGGCCGGTGATCGAGTCCAACGCTGCGGGCTTCGGTTCGTTGACGCAGCAGCCCGTGGGTGAGCAGAACGTCGAAGGCGCAGCGAAGTGGCGTGACGGCCGCTGGTGCGTCCTGATGTCGCGGACGCTCAAGCCCGCCAACAAGACCGACGTGAATTTTGTGCGATCCACACGTGTTCCGGTCGCCTTTGCGGTCTGGGATGGTCACTCCGGTGACCGTAACGGGACCAAACTTATTTCAGGGTGGTACTGGCTGGAAATCAAGCCGTAATCGTCTGGGAACCAATCATTCGGACGCAGGAGCAGGACCAAAGCCATGAAAGAAGAAACAAAACCCAGCAACCCGGCGCCGGACTCGGCCGCCGGCTCGCCCATCGAAGTCTCCCGACGCCAATTCATGGGAGTGGTCGGTGCCGTGGGCGTCACGGCTTTCGCCTGGCCTTCGCTGGGCGGATTAGCTCCGGTGGTGGGCGTCAATGATCCACTGGCAGCCTACCCCTCACGAGACTGGGAGGCGGTTTATCGCGATCAATATCGCTATGACCGAACCTTCACCTGGATCTGTGCTCCCAACGACACGCACATGTGCCGCATGCGCGCGTTCGTCCGTAACGGAATCATGGTCCGTTCGGAGCAGAACTACGACAGCGACAAGATCGGCGACTGCTACGGCAATCGCGCCACTGTCGGCTGGAACCCGCGCGGATGTCCCAAGGGCTTTACCTTCCAGCGTCGCCTGTACGGCCCCTACCGTCTGCGCGGTCCGGTCGTGCGCAAGGGCTGGAAGCAGTGGGCTGATGATGGTTTCCCTAGCCTCTCGGATAAACCTGAGCTGCGATCCAAATACAAGTTCGACAGTCGCGGCAGCG
Proteins encoded in this region:
- the pdxH gene encoding pyridoxamine 5'-phosphate oxidase; protein product: MILAHLRRAYTLALGDLRERDFDSDPISQFEKWFTQAIKAKVLEPNAMTLSTIKADGSPASRVVLLKAVEPRGFVFYTNRQSAKGCEMAANPKVALTFLWLELARQIRIEGTVEQTTQQESEEYFHSRPRDSQLGAWASHQSEVLESHEVLKKQFREVEKKYGQSGVVPLPPFWGGYRVLPHLIEFWQGRPSRLHDRLRYRLESDRTWRLERLSP
- the ric gene encoding iron-sulfur cluster repair di-iron protein, giving the protein MTTIDSQTMVGALVAERPSRSRVFESLGIDYCCGGKKSLADACRAKGLDPASVIALLAAVEPAPADKTGTDWATAGLAQLCDHIEQTHHAYLKRELPRMGAIVRKVAAVHGEHHFELREINKLFMGLSAEMMQHMMKEEHILFPMIRRLETAKTRPSFHCGSVGNPIRVMEHEHDSADNATVRIRQLTGDYAMPPDGCESYRAMLDGLAHMETDLHQHIHKENNILFPRAITLEARLGS
- a CDS encoding hemerythrin domain-containing protein, producing the protein MPISLNGPHQSGFDQPMALLSDCHRRIERFLGILQRVCRESHGGPLDASHREALEVALRYFSTAAPRHTADEESSLFPRMRSLRDDRVAAMLAEMARLEADHAMAVRLHDEVDELGRRWLADGTISAAQTARLEELLESLVTIYERHIAYEDRVVFPTASEVLSPSDIAAVGREMAQRRGLDPGQKPVGLNLPKNTLDPLASKPSQSKP
- a CDS encoding cobalamin-dependent protein (Presence of a B(12) (cobalamin)-binding domain implies dependence on cobalamin itself, in one of its several forms, or in some unusual lineages, dependence on a cobalamin-like analog.), which produces MLQTAPVMPPVTGQRALDLSPTGPRHPLGSEARVLLCSVFGPYAQDDDYGSRSINPMELYHNQVTRVQGPFSLRMFHRSWGLMLIQANISAPCTLLDFAPREQFIEEIKRNRYDVIGIGAIIPNVGKVKEMCRLIREIQPDAQIVVGGHVANLPKLHARIDADHIVRGEGVSWFRRYLGEDDEQPLKHPRIISGLGARSMGIALGEKPGDTAATLIPSVGCPVGCNFCATSAMFGGKGKFLNFFETGDELYQVMVDLERDMKVRSFFVMDENFLLHRKRALRLLELMEANGKAWSLYVFSSANVLRSYSMEQLISLGISWVWMGLEGEDSQYAKLSGADTMTLVRELQDNGVRVLGSSIVGMENHTPDNIDDAIAYAVKHDTEFHQFMLYTPIPGTPLFAEHKANGSLTDPECNDVADTHGQLRFNFRHPGIPAGMETEFLIRAFTRDFEVNGPSVARVARTTLRGWKRHRNHPNPRVRDRFRWEGRELATSYAGVLWAARQWFAGNAALKARLGAVLNDLYRETGIKARIIAPLAGRFILHKLRQEERRLKEGWTYEPPTFRETNDSAAVTAGRPVVTVGRWCAPAASR
- a CDS encoding c-type cytochrome; its protein translation is MKHLNRFTVPVSVRNQALSPWLGVLTAAAVAVSASCDSAGPGQSGSTAGTPTATPSASVVPAAPPTTQAAAADARTIFAANCASCHGTEGKGDGPAAYLVYPKPRNFTTGSFRFKSTPTDQPPTADDLRRIIKGGIQRTAMPSFAGTLTDEQIDMVGQYVVSLGPKHEGSDPLTPLKVPDAPTLDQSLAQQGKLIYQSIGCAVCHGETGKGDGPSSNTLADTDGYPLPAADFTMGVYKSGSTPGDLYRAVYLGVPGTPMPAFGESFKSLPKIEGVNPQTDATWALVAFLKSLETPREETGVSPGAVITATAASDAEMLKNPLHAGWEKVKPVAATLQPLWQRRSFARSIEVRAVQVGDQIAFRLDWPDTTVDTVAGVNSFADAGALMFSLSDGIPPLTMGAGFRAGDVEALVNIWQWKASRQLNADESRLHDTVKADVHPPADMYMFKKGDPVKGPITEHDKTYITAWGAGNPNADPALQLRPVIESNAAGFGSLTQQPVGEQNVEGAAKWRDGRWCVLMSRTLKPANKTDVNFVRSTRVPVAFAVWDGHSGDRNGTKLISGWYWLEIKP
- a CDS encoding Rrf2 family transcriptional regulator — its product is MICLSRNPDHPLTSQRLAAAAAVSPTYLKKVLHQLGRARLVQGRRGAGGGFVLGVPAHKLTVQAVVHAVDNGHVRAQRPPRQSGCVHAAGTCHRPIAELFARIQNLLAETTIADLTPPGPVPLQPAQIGTVIRGGCAVDR